One window from the genome of Egibacteraceae bacterium encodes:
- a CDS encoding choice-of-anchor P family protein, which produces MTVTGWRKEAMMWERTNVRRPSQRDVALLVVAALALTLLPAVALAQPQPVENPNNACPDDTNPPSPFVDRAQIPEVHRLNVDCAFNNNITVGFANQTFGPRMIVRRDQFASFMVRTMQAADVQLPPPSDQGFTDIQGNVHRDAINIIAQTGITVGTSPGRYSPAGRLRRDQIGSMVLRAAAFIEDVPLERLQRESGPFADVPPTNVHARNINGARALNLTIGRTAGTYQPTVGTRRDQMASFLIRLLAALSEGPLIPAEDRANTLDLVPETATNPVASTHTVTATVHDDRGARLPDANVHFQVYRDTTGTGTFSGPVTSGMQRTNNQGQARFTYTGPANSARDVIVACAARPNEPCGVTDQQPATDGTQFTGTPQVTSRVFDTANKRWLHPDERVTRVVFDQVLAINRVGTAHTATVTARDVNNQPVSGANIRFEVYRDDASTGAGVFTGPVAQGNTTTNAQGRATFTYTGPAQTAEDRIVACVPRQGSCQVTDQQPATAGTQFTGTPTVGAQPHAVGTKRWVVPAAATSLTARAFGLNVNLLGSAVVQRLPEVSITLPPPQQRVAETSTVTVPVSPLANARLLRAVARGDLDVGFAQGDAEAADVELLNTTGRPAISADAVRAVSTSTCPAVPGDLARASEGTMVANLRIGDTVVPVTTAPNTVVEVPGVARVVVREVIPDPAGTGAGHGFTVRALRVTLLQAVGGLGPAGTEIIVGEAHSRIVCAA; this is translated from the coding sequence GTGACGGTCACCGGCTGGCGCAAGGAGGCCATGATGTGGGAACGGACGAACGTGCGGCGACCCTCGCAGCGCGACGTGGCACTTCTCGTCGTCGCCGCCCTGGCGCTCACGCTGCTGCCGGCGGTCGCCCTCGCGCAGCCGCAGCCCGTGGAGAACCCGAACAACGCCTGTCCAGACGACACGAACCCGCCGTCACCCTTCGTCGACCGCGCGCAGATCCCCGAGGTGCACCGGCTGAACGTCGACTGCGCGTTCAACAACAACATCACCGTCGGCTTCGCCAACCAGACCTTCGGGCCGCGCATGATCGTGCGCCGCGACCAGTTCGCGTCCTTCATGGTCCGCACCATGCAGGCGGCCGACGTGCAGCTGCCGCCCCCGAGCGACCAGGGCTTCACCGACATCCAGGGCAACGTCCACCGCGACGCGATCAACATCATCGCCCAGACCGGCATCACGGTCGGTACCTCACCGGGGCGGTACAGCCCGGCCGGACGCCTGCGGCGTGACCAGATCGGGTCCATGGTGCTGCGAGCCGCGGCGTTCATCGAGGACGTGCCCCTCGAGCGCCTGCAGCGGGAGAGCGGCCCGTTCGCCGACGTGCCGCCGACGAACGTCCACGCGCGCAACATCAACGGCGCGCGCGCGCTCAACCTCACCATCGGCAGGACCGCCGGCACCTACCAGCCGACGGTCGGCACGCGCCGCGACCAGATGGCCTCGTTCCTCATCCGCCTGCTCGCGGCCCTGAGCGAGGGACCGCTGATCCCCGCCGAGGACCGCGCGAACACGCTCGACCTCGTCCCGGAGACCGCGACGAACCCCGTCGCCAGCACGCACACGGTGACGGCGACGGTGCACGACGACCGGGGCGCCCGCCTGCCGGACGCGAACGTCCACTTCCAGGTCTACCGCGACACGACCGGCACCGGCACCTTCAGCGGTCCGGTCACGAGCGGCATGCAGCGCACGAACAACCAGGGTCAGGCCCGCTTCACCTACACCGGCCCGGCCAACTCGGCCAGGGACGTGATCGTCGCGTGCGCCGCCCGCCCGAACGAGCCCTGCGGGGTCACCGACCAGCAGCCCGCCACCGACGGGACGCAGTTCACCGGCACGCCGCAGGTCACGTCCAGGGTCTTCGACACGGCGAACAAGCGCTGGCTGCACCCCGACGAACGCGTGACCCGGGTGGTCTTCGACCAGGTGCTGGCGATCAACCGGGTGGGCACGGCGCACACCGCGACGGTCACCGCCAGGGACGTGAACAACCAGCCGGTGAGCGGGGCGAACATCCGCTTCGAGGTCTACCGGGACGACGCGTCCACCGGCGCGGGGGTCTTCACGGGCCCGGTCGCCCAGGGCAACACCACGACGAACGCCCAGGGGCGCGCGACGTTCACCTACACCGGACCGGCGCAGACCGCCGAGGACCGTATCGTCGCGTGTGTCCCCCGCCAGGGGTCCTGCCAGGTCACCGACCAGCAGCCCGCGACCGCCGGGACGCAGTTCACCGGCACCCCCACCGTCGGGGCACAACCGCACGCCGTCGGCACGAAGCGCTGGGTGGTCCCCGCGGCCGCGACGTCGCTGACCGCGCGGGCGTTCGGGTTGAACGTGAACCTGCTCGGATCCGCCGTCGTCCAGCGGCTGCCGGAGGTGTCCATCACCCTGCCACCGCCGCAGCAGCGCGTCGCGGAGACCTCCACGGTGACGGTCCCCGTGTCGCCCCTGGCCAACGCCCGGTTGCTGCGGGCGGTGGCGCGCGGTGACCTCGACGTCGGTTTCGCCCAGGGTGATGCCGAGGCGGCCGATGTGGAGCTCCTCAACACCACGGGCCGTCCCGCGATCAGCGCCGACGCGGTCCGCGCGGTGTCGACCTCGACGTGCCCGGCCGTACCCGGCGATCTGGCCCGCGCGAGCGAGGGCACCATGGTCGCCAACCTGCGGATCGGCGACACGGTCGTCCCCGTCACGACGGCCCCGAACACCGTCGTCGAGGTGCCGGGCGTTGCCCGGGTCGTGGTCCGCGAGGTCATTCCCGACCCGGCGGGGACGGGTGCCGGGCACGGCTTCACGGTTCGCGCACTGCGTGTCACCCTCCTGCAGGCTGTCGGCGGCCTCGGACCTGCCGGGACCGAGATCATCGTCGGCGAGGCGCACTCGCGGATCGTCTGCGCCGCCTGA
- the trpB gene encoding tryptophan synthase subunit beta, whose product MTAVEGANIGHFGRFGGRFVPEALVAALDELDEAFADAMDDETFTGRLAALARDYGGRPTPLYPAERLSAHGGGARIYLKREDLAHTGSHKLNNVLGQALLAARMSKQRVIAETGAGQHGVATATAAALLGLACTVYMGEEDCRRQRLNVVRMELMGAEVVPVRAGTRTLKDAINEAFRDWVTNVATTHYLIGSVVGPHPFPLLVREFQKVIGEETRRQVREAEGRLPDAVVACVGGGSNAMGAFHAFVPDAAVALVGVEAGGEGIGGDRHAATLSGGSEGILHGARSFVLQDDYGQVRPTHSVSAGLDYPGVGPEHAWLADSGRARYVAATDTEALEGFRLLCQLEGIIPALEPSHAVLPALRIARELGSDGVVVLNLSGRGDKDVDEVARVLGLQQA is encoded by the coding sequence GTGACGGCTGTCGAGGGGGCCAACATCGGGCACTTCGGACGCTTCGGCGGACGGTTCGTGCCCGAGGCGCTCGTCGCCGCCCTCGACGAGCTCGACGAGGCGTTCGCCGACGCGATGGACGACGAGACCTTCACCGGGCGGTTGGCCGCCCTCGCCCGCGACTACGGGGGGCGCCCCACCCCCCTCTACCCTGCCGAGCGCCTGTCCGCGCACGGCGGCGGGGCTCGCATCTACCTCAAGCGGGAGGACCTCGCGCACACGGGCAGCCACAAGCTCAACAACGTGCTCGGCCAGGCGCTGCTCGCCGCGCGGATGAGCAAGCAGCGGGTTATCGCCGAGACGGGCGCAGGCCAGCACGGGGTGGCCACCGCCACCGCCGCGGCGCTCCTCGGCCTCGCGTGCACGGTGTACATGGGCGAGGAGGACTGCCGCCGCCAGCGACTCAACGTCGTGCGGATGGAGCTCATGGGCGCCGAGGTCGTGCCCGTGCGCGCGGGCACCCGCACGCTCAAGGACGCGATCAACGAGGCGTTCCGCGACTGGGTGACGAATGTCGCCACGACGCACTACCTCATCGGGTCCGTGGTCGGTCCGCATCCGTTCCCCCTCCTCGTCCGCGAGTTCCAGAAGGTCATCGGTGAGGAGACCCGCAGGCAGGTCCGCGAGGCGGAGGGGCGCCTTCCCGACGCCGTCGTCGCCTGCGTCGGGGGCGGCTCGAACGCGATGGGCGCCTTCCACGCCTTCGTGCCCGACGCCGCGGTCGCCCTCGTGGGGGTCGAGGCGGGCGGTGAGGGCATCGGCGGGGACCGGCACGCCGCGACCCTGTCCGGGGGCAGCGAGGGCATCCTGCACGGGGCGCGCTCGTTCGTCCTCCAGGACGACTACGGTCAGGTCCGCCCCACGCACTCGGTGTCCGCCGGCCTCGACTATCCCGGTGTCGGGCCCGAGCACGCGTGGCTCGCCGACTCCGGCAGGGCCCGCTACGTAGCGGCGACCGACACGGAGGCGCTCGAGGGCTTCCGCCTGCTCTGCCAGCTCGAGGGGATCATCCCGGCGCTCGAGCCGTCCCATGCCGTCCTTCCCGCGCTGCGTATCGCCCGCGAGCTCGGGAGCGACGGTGTCGTCGTGCTCAACCTGTCGGGCCGGGGCGACAAGGACGTCGACGAGGTGGCCCGCGTGCTCGGCCTGCAGCAGGCATGA
- the trpE gene encoding anthranilate synthase component I: MTVQDVAVRGAAPYRPTREEFTALAARHAVVPVWREVLADLQTPLAVYDRLRTAGGPTFLLESVEKGERWGRYSFIGLRPFLTMSAQGGQVRLEGAAPAAARDAAAGGDPLATLEALAAALRAPQLPGLPPLFAGAVGYLGYDIVRFVERLPDTTADDLALDDVRLVFPGQLIAFDHLRQRLHVVSNVLVGRDPGRQYDEALTASEDLVDALSAPVRAPPVAPPQATKVTDAAANMTREAYLAAVEVAKEYIRAGDVFQVVPSQRFSLDTDVDPFSVYRVLRVINPSPYLYLFDYGDLQIVGSSPEALVKVEAGEASIWPIAGSRPRGATDAEDEDLERSLLADEKERAEHVMLVDLARNDLGRVCEVGTVRVAAFMEVVRYSHVMHLSSRVTGRVRPDVAPVGVLRATFPAGTLTGAPKVRAMEIIDELETTRRGVYGGGIGYLDLAGNLDLCIAIRTLVFAGGRAHVQAGAGVVADSVAEREYAETQDKAMALLAAVRAAEGLTAARAGPDRGPRSAPGTVGP; encoded by the coding sequence GTGACCGTCCAGGACGTGGCGGTCCGGGGGGCGGCGCCCTACCGGCCGACCCGCGAGGAGTTCACCGCGCTCGCGGCCCGCCACGCGGTCGTGCCGGTATGGCGGGAGGTCCTCGCCGACCTCCAGACGCCGCTAGCGGTGTACGACCGGCTGCGCACCGCGGGCGGCCCGACCTTCCTCCTCGAGTCGGTCGAGAAGGGGGAGCGGTGGGGCCGCTACTCGTTCATCGGGCTGCGCCCGTTCCTCACGATGTCCGCGCAGGGCGGGCAGGTCCGGCTGGAGGGCGCCGCCCCTGCCGCCGCCCGCGACGCGGCGGCCGGCGGCGACCCGCTGGCCACCCTCGAGGCGCTCGCCGCCGCGCTCCGCGCACCGCAGCTGCCCGGACTGCCGCCGCTGTTCGCCGGCGCTGTCGGCTATCTCGGGTACGACATCGTGCGATTCGTCGAGCGGCTGCCGGACACGACGGCCGACGACCTCGCCCTCGACGACGTCCGCCTGGTCTTCCCCGGCCAGCTCATCGCCTTCGACCACCTCCGCCAGCGGCTGCACGTCGTCTCGAACGTGCTCGTGGGGCGCGACCCGGGCCGCCAGTACGACGAGGCCCTGACCGCCTCCGAGGATCTCGTCGACGCGCTGAGCGCGCCGGTGCGGGCACCGCCCGTGGCTCCGCCGCAGGCGACGAAGGTGACGGACGCGGCGGCGAACATGACGCGGGAGGCCTACCTCGCCGCGGTCGAGGTGGCCAAGGAGTACATCCGGGCCGGCGACGTCTTCCAGGTCGTGCCGTCACAGCGTTTCTCCCTCGACACCGACGTCGACCCCTTCTCCGTCTACCGGGTGCTGCGGGTGATCAACCCGTCCCCGTACCTCTACCTGTTCGACTACGGCGACCTGCAGATCGTCGGCTCGTCGCCGGAGGCGCTCGTCAAGGTGGAGGCCGGCGAGGCCTCCATATGGCCGATCGCGGGCTCACGGCCGCGGGGGGCGACCGACGCGGAGGACGAGGACCTCGAGCGCTCGCTGCTCGCCGACGAGAAGGAGCGCGCCGAGCACGTGATGCTCGTCGACCTCGCCCGCAACGACCTCGGCCGCGTGTGCGAGGTCGGCACGGTGAGGGTCGCCGCCTTCATGGAGGTCGTGCGCTACAGCCACGTGATGCACCTGTCGTCGCGGGTCACCGGGCGGGTGCGACCCGACGTCGCGCCCGTCGGCGTCCTTCGCGCGACCTTCCCCGCCGGCACGTTGACGGGCGCGCCGAAGGTCCGGGCCATGGAGATCATCGACGAGCTCGAGACCACCCGCCGGGGCGTGTACGGCGGTGGGATCGGCTACCTCGACCTCGCCGGCAACCTCGACCTCTGCATCGCGATCCGCACCCTCGTCTTCGCCGGTGGGCGGGCCCACGTGCAGGCAGGGGCGGGGGTCGTCGCCGACAGCGTGGCCGAGAGGGAGTACGCCGAGACGCAGGACAAGGCCATGGCCCTCCTCGCCGCCGTCCGTGCCGCCGAGGGGCTCACCGCCGCGCGTGCGGGCCCCGACCGGGGGCCCCGCTCGGCACCCGGAACCGTGGGCCCGTGA
- a CDS encoding indole-3-glycerol phosphate synthase TrpC produces MTSFLDSACASARERVRSAAGRIGLDELRDRAGATSPPPSFAGALAAPGVTVIAEVKRASPSRGAIAAIPDPAALARSYADGGAGAVSVLTEPRWFQGSLGDLEAIAASVGVPTLRKDFVVDDYQLWESRAAGASAVLLIVAALDDATLQRLLATAAHAELDALVEVHDAGEAARAAAAHTACGGSPRLVIGVNARDLATLAVDPDRFAAVRDAVPSHALAVAESGVRGPDDVRRLAGLGADAVLVGEHVARAPDPAAAVRALALAGSATDAPTGATR; encoded by the coding sequence GTGACCAGCTTCCTCGACAGCGCCTGCGCGTCCGCGCGGGAACGCGTGCGTTCCGCCGCGGGCCGCATCGGCCTCGACGAGCTGCGTGACCGGGCGGGCGCGACCAGCCCGCCGCCTTCCTTCGCTGGCGCGCTCGCCGCACCGGGGGTGACGGTCATCGCCGAGGTGAAGCGCGCGAGCCCCTCGCGGGGGGCGATCGCCGCGATCCCCGATCCGGCGGCGCTCGCCCGCTCCTACGCCGACGGTGGCGCGGGTGCGGTGAGCGTCCTCACGGAGCCACGGTGGTTCCAGGGTTCGCTCGGTGACCTCGAGGCGATCGCGGCGTCGGTGGGCGTCCCGACCCTGCGCAAGGACTTCGTCGTCGACGACTACCAGCTCTGGGAGTCGCGGGCGGCGGGCGCGAGCGCCGTGCTCCTCATCGTCGCGGCCCTCGACGACGCGACGCTGCAGCGCCTGCTCGCCACCGCTGCGCACGCGGAGCTCGACGCCCTCGTCGAGGTCCACGACGCGGGGGAGGCCGCCCGGGCCGCCGCTGCGCACACCGCGTGCGGAGGCAGCCCGCGGCTCGTGATCGGTGTCAACGCCCGCGACCTCGCCACCCTCGCCGTGGACCCCGACCGCTTCGCCGCCGTGCGCGACGCCGTGCCGTCCCACGCCCTCGCCGTCGCGGAGAGCGGCGTGCGGGGACCCGACGACGTGCGCCGGCTCGCCGGGCTCGGAGCCGACGCCGTGCTCGTCGGCGAGCACGTCGCACGCGCGCCCGACCCCGCGGCGGCGGTCCGGGCCCTCGCCCTCGCCGGATCGGCGACCGACGCGCCGACGGGGGCGACCCGGTGA
- a CDS encoding Trp biosynthesis-associated membrane protein, which yields MSRRTPLAAALAVVGGLVLAGATTGDWVVADRVREVGGVALVDPRATPGVAMAPQAVAAGVLGTFAGLALAVARGRGRRLVGALLVIVGVGGGAVLAAGVTRAAREPGDLTAAPWIAAAGAAALVAAGVVAWRRPAPPPALGKRYSLEGAEDDDEWELAEGQ from the coding sequence GTGAGCCGCCGGACCCCTCTCGCGGCCGCCCTCGCCGTCGTGGGCGGGCTCGTGCTCGCGGGGGCGACGACCGGGGACTGGGTCGTGGCCGACCGCGTGCGCGAGGTCGGTGGCGTGGCGCTCGTCGACCCCCGCGCCACACCGGGCGTGGCCATGGCGCCCCAGGCGGTGGCCGCCGGGGTGCTCGGAACGTTCGCGGGGCTCGCGCTCGCCGTCGCCCGGGGACGGGGCCGGCGCCTCGTCGGAGCGCTGCTCGTCATCGTGGGCGTCGGTGGCGGCGCGGTCCTGGCTGCGGGGGTCACCCGGGCCGCGCGTGAGCCCGGCGACCTGACCGCGGCGCCGTGGATCGCGGCGGCGGGCGCCGCGGCGCTCGTCGCCGCGGGGGTCGTGGCCTGGCGGCGACCTGCGCCCCCTCCGGCGCTCGGGAAGCGCTACTCGCTCGAGGGCGCGGAGGACGACGACGAGTGGGAGCTCGCCGAGGGGCAGTAG
- the trpA gene encoding tryptophan synthase subunit alpha, with the protein MTVEQRPGAAAATADGSRVARAVRAANDAGRAALVVYLPAGYPDLDTSRTCLEAAAEAGADLLEVGFPYSDPLMDGPVIQAACQAALDWGYTPADDLAMCAALTAAVEAPALVMTYYNLAWRYGGPGRLDAFAADAAAAGLVGAILPDLPADEGGPWTAAAAAHGLATVFLAAPTSTAERLAAVAGASTGFVYATSTLGVTGERSSLAATAAPLVERLRACTDRPVCVGIGVSAPEQAAEVAGFADGVIVGSAAVRAAGEGGPDAVRRLVAALAEGCRLR; encoded by the coding sequence ATGACGGTCGAGCAGCGCCCCGGTGCGGCCGCGGCGACGGCCGACGGCTCGCGGGTCGCGCGGGCGGTGCGTGCCGCCAACGACGCGGGGCGGGCCGCGCTCGTCGTGTACCTGCCGGCCGGCTACCCCGACCTCGACACCTCGCGGACGTGCCTCGAAGCCGCAGCCGAGGCGGGGGCGGACCTCCTCGAGGTCGGGTTCCCCTACTCCGACCCGCTGATGGACGGGCCGGTCATCCAGGCTGCGTGCCAGGCGGCGCTCGACTGGGGCTACACCCCCGCCGACGACCTTGCCATGTGCGCCGCGCTCACCGCGGCGGTCGAGGCGCCCGCCCTTGTGATGACCTACTACAACCTCGCCTGGCGGTACGGCGGCCCCGGGCGGCTCGACGCCTTCGCCGCCGACGCGGCCGCCGCGGGGCTCGTGGGAGCGATCCTGCCGGACCTCCCCGCCGACGAGGGGGGGCCGTGGACGGCGGCTGCGGCCGCGCACGGACTGGCCACCGTCTTCCTCGCCGCGCCCACGTCGACCGCCGAACGGCTCGCGGCCGTGGCCGGGGCGTCGACGGGATTCGTCTACGCGACGTCGACGCTCGGCGTCACCGGTGAGCGCTCCTCGCTCGCCGCGACGGCGGCGCCCCTCGTGGAGCGTCTCCGCGCCTGCACCGACCGCCCGGTGTGCGTGGGCATCGGCGTGTCGGCGCCCGAGCAGGCTGCCGAGGTGGCGGGGTTCGCAGACGGCGTCATCGTCGGGTCGGCCGCGGTCCGGGCCGCCGGGGAGGGCGGCCCCGACGCCGTCCGCCGGCTCGTCGCCGCGCTCGCCGAGGGCTGCCGCCTCAGGTGA
- a CDS encoding ABC transporter permease subunit, translating to MRALTIARFTVAEAVKRRLVVTGTLVSALFAALFIAGFSLLDARGDGPAETALSAFGSTLLTVFGLYSVYFLAGLLAVLLGVGAVSGEIDAGTLHAVLARPLRRRDYLVGRWLGLTAILALYVTFMAGGLLLAAHLIAGYTALNPLMAIGLLAVQAAAMLSLALLGSTVLPTLANGVVVLSLFGLAWLGGIIATVGRALDNAAMTTLATAVGVAVPSDMVWRAASYFAQSPLLLAAGDVPGIPFASSHPPSAALVAWGVAYPAVVLGLAALAFARRDL from the coding sequence GTGAGGGCGCTCACGATCGCGCGCTTCACCGTGGCCGAGGCGGTGAAGCGCCGGCTCGTCGTCACCGGCACGCTCGTAAGCGCCCTCTTCGCCGCACTGTTCATCGCCGGGTTCTCGCTCCTCGACGCCCGGGGCGATGGTCCCGCGGAGACGGCGCTGTCCGCGTTCGGGTCGACGCTGCTGACCGTCTTCGGGCTCTACAGCGTCTACTTCCTCGCCGGGCTCCTCGCGGTCCTGCTCGGCGTCGGGGCGGTCTCCGGAGAGATCGACGCCGGCACGCTGCACGCCGTGCTCGCCCGTCCCCTGCGCCGCAGGGACTACCTCGTCGGCCGCTGGCTCGGCCTGACCGCGATCCTCGCCCTCTACGTGACCTTCATGGCCGGGGGGCTGCTGCTCGCCGCCCACCTCATCGCCGGCTACACCGCCCTCAACCCGTTGATGGCGATCGGCCTCCTCGCCGTCCAGGCCGCCGCCATGCTCAGCCTCGCGCTGCTCGGCAGCACGGTGCTGCCCACCCTCGCCAACGGCGTCGTCGTGCTGTCGCTGTTCGGCCTCGCCTGGCTCGGCGGGATCATCGCCACGGTCGGCCGGGCCCTCGACAACGCCGCCATGACGACGCTCGCGACTGCGGTCGGCGTCGCCGTCCCGTCGGACATGGTGTGGCGCGCCGCGTCGTACTTCGCGCAGTCGCCGCTGCTGCTCGCCGCCGGCGACGTTCCCGGCATCCCCTTCGCCTCGTCCCACCCCCCGTCGGCCGCGCTCGTCGCGTGGGGGGTCGCCTATCCCGCCGTCGTCCTCGGGCTCGCCGCCCTGGCCTTCGCCCGGCGCGACCTGTAG
- a CDS encoding TIGR01777 family oxidoreductase produces the protein MHIAITGATGFIGSGLVPFLVAGGHEVTRVTRRPPRAPDEVTWDPAAGRMDEDALRGVDAVVHLAGEPIAAGRWTEQRKRRIRDSRVQGTALLARTMAGTTDGPRVLVGSSGIDYYGDRGDEVLTEDSAPGDGFLAEVCVAWEAAADAAREAGVRVVHLRTGIVLSAEGGALPRLLLPFRLGLGGRFGSGRQYWSWITIDDMIGLIAHALASDGLAGPVNAVAPSPVTNAEFTRTLAGVLSRPAALPVPRFAPRLVLGELADSLLYASQRALPERAEADGYVFRHANLEEALRHVLARPSRCPPA, from the coding sequence ATGCACATCGCGATCACCGGGGCGACCGGGTTCATCGGCTCGGGTCTCGTGCCGTTCCTCGTGGCCGGTGGACACGAGGTCACGCGGGTCACCCGGCGACCGCCGCGAGCGCCCGACGAGGTCACCTGGGACCCGGCGGCCGGACGGATGGACGAGGACGCCCTGCGCGGCGTCGACGCGGTCGTGCACCTCGCCGGCGAGCCCATCGCCGCAGGCAGATGGACCGAGCAGCGCAAGCGGCGGATACGCGACAGCCGGGTGCAGGGCACCGCGCTGCTCGCGCGGACTATGGCGGGAACGACCGACGGTCCCCGGGTGCTCGTGGGCTCCTCGGGCATCGACTACTACGGTGACCGCGGCGACGAGGTTCTCACCGAGGACAGCGCCCCCGGAGACGGTTTCCTCGCCGAGGTGTGCGTCGCCTGGGAGGCGGCGGCGGACGCCGCCCGCGAGGCGGGGGTGCGCGTCGTGCACCTGCGCACCGGTATCGTCCTGAGCGCTGAAGGGGGGGCGCTGCCGCGCCTCCTGCTGCCGTTCCGGCTGGGCCTCGGGGGCAGGTTCGGCTCGGGCCGGCAGTACTGGAGCTGGATCACCATCGACGACATGATCGGCCTCATCGCTCACGCGCTGGCCAGCGACGGCCTCGCCGGACCGGTCAACGCGGTCGCGCCGAGCCCGGTGACGAACGCCGAGTTCACCCGCACCCTCGCGGGCGTCCTCTCTCGCCCGGCGGCGTTGCCGGTTCCGCGGTTCGCGCCCCGGCTCGTCCTCGGCGAGCTCGCTGACTCGCTGCTCTACGCGAGCCAGCGCGCGTTGCCCGAGCGCGCCGAGGCCGACGGCTACGTGTTCCGCCACGCCAACCTCGAGGAGGCGCTGCGCCACGTCCTCGCCCGCCCCTCGAGGTGCCCGCCGGCCTGA
- a CDS encoding ABC transporter ATP-binding protein, with protein MGHGTAAIATEGLRKDYRRRAALADLSITVEPGEVFGFLGPNGAGKTTALKILAGLVRPTAGQAWIFGRPAGDPASRRELGYLPEHFRFHDWMTAEQLLAFHARLAGLDRPAGRARARDVLERVGLAERAGERLRGFSKGMAQRVGLAQALLGRPRLVLLDEPTSALDPVGRRRVRDIVRELRAEGVTVFLNSHLLSEVEMVCDRVAIVDRGRVVRAGRLDELLAAATELRLTLDRVDEEALRLLREHGEVLRADPSTVVLAVDDLAVAPVAAERLVRAGYRLHALVPVRQSLEDLFVGLVGRASP; from the coding sequence ATGGGCCACGGGACGGCGGCGATCGCGACGGAGGGTCTGCGCAAGGACTACCGGCGCAGGGCTGCCCTCGCGGACCTGTCGATCACCGTCGAACCCGGTGAGGTGTTCGGCTTCCTCGGGCCCAACGGCGCCGGGAAGACGACCGCGCTGAAGATCCTCGCGGGTCTCGTGCGGCCCACCGCGGGGCAGGCGTGGATCTTCGGGCGCCCCGCCGGCGACCCGGCCAGCAGGCGCGAGCTCGGCTACCTCCCCGAGCACTTCCGGTTCCACGACTGGATGACCGCCGAGCAGCTGCTCGCCTTCCACGCGCGCCTCGCCGGGCTCGACCGCCCGGCGGGCCGGGCGCGGGCGCGTGACGTGCTCGAGCGGGTGGGGCTCGCCGAACGCGCCGGGGAGCGCCTGCGCGGTTTCTCCAAGGGGATGGCGCAGCGCGTCGGGCTCGCGCAGGCGCTGCTCGGGCGTCCACGCCTCGTGCTGCTCGACGAGCCGACCTCGGCGCTCGACCCGGTCGGCCGGCGCCGGGTGCGTGACATCGTCCGCGAGCTGCGCGCCGAGGGTGTCACCGTCTTCCTGAACTCCCACCTGCTCAGCGAGGTCGAGATGGTGTGCGACCGCGTCGCCATCGTCGACCGCGGACGGGTCGTGCGCGCCGGGCGCCTCGACGAGCTCCTCGCCGCGGCCACCGAGCTCCGTCTGACCCTCGACCGGGTCGACGAGGAGGCCCTGCGCCTCCTGCGGGAGCACGGCGAGGTCCTGAGGGCGGACCCCTCCACGGTCGTGCTCGCCGTCGACGACCTCGCCGTCGCTCCCGTCGCCGCCGAGCGCCTCGTGCGCGCCGGCTACCGCCTGCACGCGCTCGTGCCGGTGCGCCAGTCCCTGGAGGACCTCTTCGTCGGGCTCGTCGGGCGGGCGTCGCCGTGA
- the hisI gene encoding phosphoribosyl-AMP cyclohydrolase: protein MGAETAGLRFDDRGLIPAIVQQHDTGEVLMLAWMNADTLEETLRSRETVFWSRSRGERWHKGATSGNTQRVVEVVADCDADVLLVKVDQHGAGACHTGARSCFQQRIAAR from the coding sequence ATGGGTGCGGAGACAGCCGGCCTGCGCTTCGACGACCGCGGCCTCATCCCGGCCATCGTGCAGCAGCACGACACCGGGGAGGTGCTCATGCTCGCGTGGATGAACGCGGACACTCTCGAGGAGACGCTCCGCAGCCGAGAGACGGTGTTCTGGTCCCGCAGCCGCGGCGAGCGCTGGCACAAGGGCGCGACGAGCGGCAACACCCAGCGCGTCGTCGAGGTCGTCGCCGACTGCGACGCCGACGTGCTGCTCGTCAAGGTGGACCAGCACGGCGCGGGGGCGTGCCACACCGGCGCGCGCAGCTGCTTCCAGCAGCGGATCGCGGCCCGGTGA